Proteins found in one Methanomicrobiales archaeon genomic segment:
- a CDS encoding ASKHA domain-containing protein, translating into MPTVTFLPSYRKVSVERGATILDAAQQAGLNMNVVCGGKGKCGKCIVYVKDGYFALDREKYAIFFTPEEVERGACLACQAEVSTDMLVLVPDTSLIQEQKILVESLCLRTGFCPSVRKYCLELTPPTLEDPSPDLTRLLWGIERQGGPKATKIFAPLDMLRSMSQLLRSSDWKVTATVAIVPGGYRLINLESGRTTERLYGAAVDLGTTTIAATIRSLIDGSVAGTGSTYNRQIGCGEDILSRVNYAQKSGLSRLQQLAAESINIAIRSAADSAGIDMEDIYEVEIAGNTVMTHLLLSIDPSYMIAEPYVPVVRRSIYAAAGRLGIAVHPAAGVYTFPAVSNFIGGDIIADILTCGMGESEDVSLLIDIGTNFEVVLGNSDWMLSAAGAAGPALEGGEVLFGMRANPGAIERIEVDRETLDVTYATINGAKPRGLCGSALIDLPAELLRACVIDRTGLIDTRIDHPRVRKGPYYPEFVVAFKEETDAGKDIVVTENDIKNLIMSKAAVLAACLTLIEGAGITLADIQHLYLSGAFGNYINKQNAVTIGLIPEIPLDRIQNIGNGALEGANIALINRDRRLVLDEIAFKIAYIELNADPSFMDRYTSSCFLPHTDLALFPGVQAMLEACRLRREVVRPHG; encoded by the coding sequence ATGCCGACGGTCACCTTCCTCCCCAGCTACCGCAAGGTCAGCGTCGAGCGGGGCGCAACCATCCTGGACGCCGCCCAGCAGGCCGGACTCAACATGAACGTGGTCTGCGGCGGCAAGGGGAAGTGCGGTAAGTGCATCGTCTACGTGAAAGACGGTTACTTCGCATTAGACAGGGAGAAGTACGCCATCTTCTTCACCCCCGAGGAGGTGGAGCGGGGGGCGTGCCTGGCGTGCCAGGCGGAGGTCTCGACGGACATGCTGGTGCTGGTGCCGGACACATCCCTTATCCAGGAGCAGAAGATCCTGGTGGAGAGCCTCTGCCTCCGCACCGGTTTCTGCCCGTCCGTGCGAAAGTACTGCCTGGAGCTCACCCCGCCCACGCTCGAGGATCCCTCGCCGGACCTGACGCGCCTGCTCTGGGGGATCGAACGGCAGGGGGGGCCGAAGGCGACGAAGATCTTCGCCCCCCTGGACATGCTCCGCAGCATGTCGCAGCTGCTGCGGAGCAGCGACTGGAAGGTGACGGCGACGGTGGCGATCGTCCCCGGCGGCTACCGCCTGATCAACCTGGAGAGCGGCAGGACGACAGAGCGCCTCTACGGGGCGGCGGTGGACCTCGGCACCACCACGATCGCCGCCACGATCCGCAGCCTCATCGACGGCTCCGTCGCCGGCACCGGCTCGACCTACAACCGCCAGATCGGCTGCGGGGAGGATATCCTCTCGCGGGTCAACTACGCGCAGAAGAGCGGGCTCTCCCGCCTGCAGCAGCTGGCGGCGGAGAGCATCAACATCGCCATCCGCAGCGCGGCGGACAGCGCCGGCATCGACATGGAGGACATCTATGAGGTGGAGATCGCCGGGAACACCGTGATGACCCACCTCCTGCTCTCCATCGACCCCTCCTACATGATCGCCGAGCCTTACGTGCCGGTGGTCAGGCGATCGATCTACGCCGCCGCCGGGCGGCTGGGGATCGCTGTCCACCCCGCCGCCGGCGTCTATACCTTCCCCGCCGTCTCCAACTTCATCGGCGGGGACATCATCGCCGATATCCTCACCTGCGGCATGGGCGAGAGCGAGGACGTCTCTCTCCTGATCGACATCGGCACCAACTTCGAGGTCGTCCTCGGGAACAGCGACTGGATGCTCTCCGCCGCCGGCGCCGCGGGGCCGGCTCTCGAGGGCGGGGAGGTGCTCTTCGGGATGCGGGCAAACCCGGGGGCGATCGAGCGGATCGAGGTCGACCGGGAGACGCTCGACGTCACCTACGCGACCATCAACGGCGCCAAACCCCGGGGCCTCTGCGGCTCGGCCCTGATCGACCTTCCCGCCGAACTCCTCCGCGCCTGCGTCATCGACCGCACCGGCCTGATCGACACCCGGATCGACCACCCGCGGGTGAGGAAGGGGCCGTACTACCCCGAGTTCGTGGTGGCGTTCAAGGAGGAGACCGATGCGGGAAAGGACATCGTCGTCACGGAGAACGATATCAAGAACCTGATCATGAGCAAAGCGGCGGTGCTCGCCGCCTGTCTGACTCTGATCGAGGGGGCGGGCATCACGCTGGCGGATATCCAGCACCTCTACCTCTCGGGGGCGTTCGGCAACTACATCAACAAGCAGAACGCCGTCACGATCGGGCTGATACCGGAGATCCCGCTCGATCGGATCCAGAACATCGGCAACGGAGCACTGGAGGGCGCGAACATCGCCCTGATCAACCGGGACCGCCGCCTGGTGCTGGACGAGATCGCGTTCAAGATCGCCTACATCGAGCTGAACGCCGATCCCTCGTTCATGGACCGCTACACCAGCAGCTGCTTCCTGCCCCACACCGACCTCGCCCTCTTCCCCGGTGTGCAGGCGATGCTCGAGGCGTGCCGCCTGCGACGGGAGGTGGTGCGACCCCATGGCTGA
- a CDS encoding DUF5698 domain-containing protein, which translates to MPESGTASGGMHWRCTVDLFVYDWILLPGLILAARIVETCLKTVRQVYVARGFKRLAAGIGTGEIAVWLLSTGLVITHLTNIPGIAAYIAGYAIGTMLGIDLENYLRVGNAVVRIITRNRPEPMMLELRERGFGITRLEGSGSFGSPVSVLLVLVPRSELSELVAILNRNYPDAIFTVEDIRTVKEDARLFHRDQHPGLLRWLQR; encoded by the coding sequence ATGCCAGAGTCAGGTACAGCATCCGGCGGGATGCACTGGCGGTGCACGGTGGACCTGTTTGTCTACGACTGGATTCTGCTCCCCGGGCTGATCCTGGCAGCCCGGATCGTCGAGACCTGCCTGAAGACGGTGCGGCAGGTCTACGTGGCGCGCGGGTTCAAGCGGCTCGCCGCCGGGATCGGAACGGGGGAGATTGCGGTCTGGCTGCTCTCGACCGGGCTCGTCATCACGCACCTCACCAATATCCCGGGCATCGCCGCCTACATCGCGGGCTATGCCATCGGGACCATGCTCGGGATCGACCTGGAGAACTACCTCCGGGTCGGGAACGCGGTCGTGCGGATCATCACGCGGAACAGACCCGAGCCGATGATGCTGGAGCTCCGCGAGAGGGGGTTCGGGATCACCCGCCTCGAGGGGAGCGGCAGTTTCGGTTCGCCGGTCTCCGTCCTGCTCGTGCTCGTGCCGCGGAGCGAACTATCGGAACTGGTCGCCATCCTGAACCGCAACTACCCGGACGCCATCTTCACCGTCGAGGATATCCGCACCGTAAAAGAGGATGCCCGCCTGTTCCATCGCGACCAGCACCCGGGCCTGCTCCGCTGGCTCCAGAGATGA
- a CDS encoding histone deacetylase, whose product MKCSAISGDLFTRHDLRGHPESNERLRRALSGLPRGITVYEPVQASRADLERVHSPRYLDWLEQRCADTARVSFLDPDTYITPHSCEVALYAAGSAMGATERAMDGESCFALVRPPGHHAEKERAMGFCLLNNVAIAAAAALTSVDRVAIVDWDIHHGNGTQQAFYGSNRVLYCSVHQWNAFPLTGQAEERGYGDGTGFTINVPLSADAGGADYALVFAEIFAPAIERFRPDLLIVSAGQDILHDDPLGGMQVRPRDLAHLTRLLRDAASLPLALVLEGGYGPSHGEAISQIFRGLAGKVEQPEEDRPCRESTRDMVRRIRRTH is encoded by the coding sequence ATGAAATGCTCTGCCATCAGCGGGGATCTCTTCACGCGGCACGACCTCCGGGGGCACCCCGAGAGTAACGAGCGGCTGCGTAGGGCGCTCTCCGGTCTCCCTCGGGGGATAACGGTCTACGAACCCGTGCAGGCGAGCCGCGCCGATCTGGAGCGCGTGCATTCGCCCCGCTACCTCGACTGGCTGGAGCAGCGCTGCGCTGACACAGCGCGGGTAAGCTTTCTGGATCCCGACACCTACATCACCCCCCACTCCTGCGAGGTGGCGCTGTATGCCGCGGGTTCGGCGATGGGGGCGACGGAGCGGGCGATGGACGGTGAGAGCTGTTTTGCGCTGGTCCGCCCGCCGGGGCACCACGCAGAGAAGGAGCGCGCGATGGGCTTCTGCCTGCTGAACAACGTGGCGATTGCAGCCGCTGCTGCCCTCACATCCGTTGACCGTGTGGCGATCGTCGACTGGGACATCCACCACGGCAACGGCACCCAGCAGGCGTTCTATGGCTCGAACCGGGTGCTCTACTGCTCCGTCCACCAGTGGAACGCGTTCCCCCTCACAGGGCAGGCGGAAGAGCGGGGCTATGGCGATGGGACGGGTTTTACCATCAACGTGCCCCTCTCCGCCGACGCCGGCGGAGCGGACTACGCGCTCGTCTTCGCGGAGATCTTCGCGCCGGCGATCGAACGCTTCCGTCCCGATCTCCTCATCGTCTCGGCCGGGCAGGACATCCTCCACGACGATCCCCTGGGCGGCATGCAGGTCCGCCCGCGGGATCTGGCGCACCTCACCCGTCTCCTGCGGGACGCAGCATCGCTCCCGCTCGCCCTGGTGCTGGAGGGGGGCTACGGCCCCTCCCACGGGGAGGCGATCTCCCAGATCTTCCGCGGACTAGCGGGAAAGGTCGAACAACCGGAGGAGGATCGGCCCTGCAGGGAGAGCACGCGGGATATGGTCAGGCGGATCCGCCGCACGCACTGA
- the mmp10 gene encoding methyl coenzyme M reductase-arginine methyltransferase Mmp10 (Mmp10 (methanogenesis marker protein 10) is a cobalamin-requiring radical SAM methyltransferase that creates the methylarginine modification to methyl coenzyme M reductase.) — protein MPELNVDIGGRPGRDCRGFCEYCYFKHAKDMPPFGCRYCPPYRVGCDYCTRSVKEQYSGFKELREIADAVLVQLQRLDGDLARITISGGGDPSCYPRFRDLVELLGSMEAPLHIGYTSGKGFDDPNVARFLVDNGLSEVSFTVFSADPDLRRTYMHDPTPEVSLAVLEDLMGEIEVYAAAVVIPGVNDGEDLERTCAWLEERGAKGLILMRFANAAEQGLILGNAPLIPGQRTHTVEEFRSLVTDLAGRFTMKISGTPLWDPEIGSPFAILQEADLLALLPRAAGRATVVTGSISAPCVRQVLDARGFSGRVLPVRKEIACLITRDDLKEIDLTDLEETVILPGRAFVHIREAEEILSADGVQRTVVRGPETLTADGERSMGMTRLQVLELEMEGFAALIRTINQYGVS, from the coding sequence GTGCCGGAACTGAACGTGGATATCGGGGGGAGACCGGGGCGGGACTGCCGAGGTTTCTGCGAGTACTGCTACTTCAAGCACGCGAAGGACATGCCGCCGTTCGGCTGCCGGTACTGTCCCCCCTACCGTGTGGGCTGCGACTACTGCACCCGCAGCGTGAAGGAGCAGTACAGCGGGTTCAAGGAACTGCGGGAGATCGCCGATGCGGTGCTGGTGCAGCTCCAGAGGCTGGACGGAGACCTCGCCCGCATCACCATCAGCGGTGGAGGCGATCCCAGCTGCTACCCCCGGTTCCGGGACCTCGTGGAGCTCCTGGGGAGCATGGAAGCCCCCCTCCACATCGGCTATACCAGCGGCAAGGGATTCGACGATCCGAACGTCGCGCGGTTCCTCGTCGACAACGGACTGTCGGAGGTCTCGTTCACGGTGTTCTCGGCCGATCCCGACCTCCGGCGGACGTACATGCACGATCCCACGCCGGAGGTCTCGCTCGCCGTCCTGGAGGACCTCATGGGGGAGATCGAGGTCTACGCGGCGGCGGTCGTGATTCCGGGCGTGAACGACGGCGAAGATCTGGAGAGGACCTGCGCCTGGCTGGAGGAGAGGGGCGCGAAGGGGCTGATCCTGATGCGGTTCGCCAACGCCGCGGAGCAGGGGCTGATCCTGGGGAACGCCCCGCTGATCCCGGGTCAGCGGACGCATACGGTGGAGGAGTTCCGCTCCCTCGTCACCGATCTCGCGGGGCGGTTCACGATGAAGATCAGCGGAACCCCGCTCTGGGATCCCGAGATCGGCTCTCCCTTCGCCATCCTGCAGGAGGCGGATCTCCTGGCTCTGCTGCCACGGGCGGCAGGAAGGGCGACCGTCGTGACTGGCAGCATCTCCGCCCCCTGCGTGCGGCAGGTGCTCGATGCCCGCGGCTTCTCCGGGCGGGTCCTGCCCGTAAGAAAGGAGATCGCCTGCCTCATCACGCGGGACGATTTGAAGGAGATCGATCTGACGGATCTGGAAGAGACGGTCATCCTCCCCGGGCGTGCGTTCGTCCACATCCGCGAGGCGGAGGAGATTCTCTCCGCGGACGGCGTGCAGCGGACCGTGGTGCGGGGGCCCGAGACCCTCACCGCGGACGGGGAGCGGAGCATGGGGATGACGCGACTGCAGGTGCTGGAGCTGGAGATGGAAGGATTCGCCGCGCTGATCCGCACCATCAACCAGTACGGCGTATCCTGA
- a CDS encoding YkgJ family cysteine cluster protein, producing MGFECSQCGECCSIMGRMHAIKEERSDGGFLLRNQYTGEEQLVRIDSDKTDLYADRSIFADWPDACPFLRRDPRDGKACCTVHRTRPEICREFGCWTLLILDPQGRRVGRVMGRGHLCSEDPIFSSVWEACVGGIREEDDAVWRERVASVLEAAGYRVRQ from the coding sequence TTGGGCTTCGAGTGCAGTCAGTGCGGGGAGTGCTGCAGCATCATGGGACGGATGCATGCGATCAAAGAGGAGCGCAGCGACGGCGGCTTTCTCCTGCGGAACCAGTACACCGGTGAGGAGCAGTTGGTCCGCATCGATTCCGATAAGACCGATCTCTACGCCGACAGGAGCATCTTCGCGGACTGGCCCGATGCCTGCCCGTTCCTGCGGCGCGATCCCCGCGACGGGAAGGCATGCTGCACCGTCCACCGCACGCGCCCCGAAATCTGCCGCGAGTTCGGATGCTGGACCCTGCTGATCCTGGATCCGCAGGGGAGACGGGTCGGGCGCGTCATGGGTCGGGGGCACCTCTGCTCCGAGGACCCGATCTTCTCTTCGGTGTGGGAAGCGTGCGTGGGAGGCATCCGGGAGGAGGACGACGCCGTCTGGCGGGAGCGGGTTGCGTCCGTTCTGGAAGCGGCTGGATACCGGGTGCGGCAGTAG
- a CDS encoding AAA family ATPase yields the protein MTPRPCRIAVSGKGGTGKTTIASLIIASLKDACQTPILAVDADPNANLNEALGLTVRETLGSMREDAFTKSIPPGMSRTDYVRYRFRQVLVESGGVDLLAMGRPEGSGCYCFANNLLRESMQTLEKEYRFVVVDTEAGMEHFSRGTVGRPDVLLIVSDPGVRGLRTADRIREIAASLGFAESRMFLVFNRYREDAAAVPSVRLRPIAWIPEDPAVLEADLHGMPIADIPATSPARAAARILTDTLLEICGDLTPRE from the coding sequence ATGACCCCCCGCCCCTGCCGCATCGCCGTCTCCGGGAAGGGCGGGACGGGGAAGACCACGATCGCCTCGCTCATCATCGCATCGTTGAAAGACGCCTGCCAGACGCCCATCCTCGCCGTGGATGCCGATCCCAACGCCAACCTCAACGAAGCGCTGGGTCTGACCGTCCGCGAGACGCTCGGGAGCATGCGGGAGGACGCCTTCACAAAGAGCATCCCCCCCGGCATGTCGCGGACCGATTACGTCCGCTACCGCTTCCGCCAGGTGCTCGTCGAGTCCGGGGGCGTCGACCTCCTGGCGATGGGCAGGCCGGAGGGGAGCGGCTGCTACTGCTTCGCGAACAACCTCCTCCGGGAGTCCATGCAGACGCTGGAGAAGGAGTACCGTTTCGTCGTCGTCGATACCGAAGCCGGCATGGAGCATTTCAGCCGGGGCACGGTGGGCCGGCCCGACGTCCTGTTGATCGTGAGCGATCCCGGGGTCCGGGGGCTGCGGACGGCGGACCGGATCCGCGAGATCGCCGCCTCCCTGGGGTTCGCGGAGAGCCGGATGTTCCTGGTCTTCAACCGCTATCGGGAGGATGCCGCAGCCGTACCCTCCGTCCGCCTGCGGCCGATCGCCTGGATTCCGGAGGATCCCGCGGTGCTGGAGGCCGATCTCCATGGCATGCCGATCGCCGACATTCCGGCGACGAGCCCCGCCCGGGCTGCGGCGCGGATCTTGACCGACACCCTTCTTGAGATCTGCGGTGACCTGACCCCCCGCGAGTGA